One part of the Muntiacus reevesi chromosome 20, mMunRee1.1, whole genome shotgun sequence genome encodes these proteins:
- the LOC136151520 gene encoding boLa class II histocompatibility antigen, DQB*0101 beta chain-like — protein sequence MSGMVALRIPRGLWTAAVMVTLAVLSTPGAEGRDSPQDFLFQFKGLCYFTNGTERVRLVTRYMYNREEFARFDSDVGEYRAVTPLGRPDAKLWNSQEGELERVRAEVDTVCRHNYQVYAPFTWQRQVEPTVTISPSRTEALNHHNLLICSVTDFYPGQIKVRWFRNDREETAGVVATPLIRNGDWTFQILVMLEMTPQRGDVYTCRVEHPSLQSPVMVEWRAQSESAQSKMLSGVGGLVLGLIFFGLGFIIRHRSQKGLVR from the exons ATGTCTGGGATGGTGGCTCTGCGGATCCCCAGAGGCCTTTGGACAGCAGCTGTGATGGTGACACTGGCGGTGCTGAGCACCCCAGGGGCTGAGGGCAGAGACTCTCCAC AGGATTTCCTGTTCCAGTTTAAGGGCCTGTGTTACTTCACCAACGGGACGGAGCGGGTGCGGCTCGTGACCAGATATATGTACAACCGGGAGGAGTTCGCGCGCTTCGACAGCGACGTGGGCGAGTACCGGGCGGTGACCCCGCTGGGGCGGCCGGACGCCAAGCTCTGGAACAGCCAGGAGGGCGAACTGGAGCGGGTGCGGGCCGAGGTGGACACGGTGTGCAGACACAACTACCAGGTGTATGCCCCCTTCACTTGGCAGCGCCAAG TGGAACCTACAGTGACCATCTCCCCATCCAGGACTGAGGCTCTAAACCACCACAACCTGCTGATCTGCTCGGTGACAGATTTCTATCCAGGCCAGATCAAGGTTCGGTGGTTCCGGAATGACCGGGAGGAGACAGCCGGAGTTGTGGCCACCCCTCTTATTAGGAACGGGGACTGGACCTTCCAGATCCTCGTGATGCTGGAAATGACTCCCCAGCGAGGAGATGTCTACACCTGTCGCGTGGAGCACCCCAGCCTCCAGAGCCCCGTCATGGTGGAGTGGC GGGCGCAGTCTGAATCTGCCCAGAGCAAGATGCTGAGTGGTGTTGGGGGCCTCGTGCTGGGGCTCATCTTCTTCGGGCTGGGCTTCATCATCCGTCACAGGAGCCAGAAGG GGCTCGTGCGTTGA